From Pagrus major chromosome 9, Pma_NU_1.0, the proteins below share one genomic window:
- the dnajc15 gene encoding dnaJ homolog subfamily C member 15 — protein MANPGGMTVDGGDMMRYAEYAPKTTARSDAEIDRRLGGTLIAVGLGVAAAGFAGRYAFQLWKPLGQVFSETVKKMPTSAFSSYYKGGFEQKMSKREASLILGISPVTTKVKVRDAHRRIMVLNHPDKGGSPYLAAKINEAKDLLDKDIRR, from the exons ATGGCGAACCCCGGCGGGATGACCGTGGACGGAGGAGACATGATGAGATATGCTGAATACGCTCCAAAAACAACCGCGAGGAGTGATGCGGAGATAGACAGACGGCTG GGAGGGACTCTGATTGCAGTCGGTCTTggtgtggctgctgcaggtttTGCAG GCCGATATGCATTCCAGCTGTGGAAGCCCCTTGGACAAGTCTTCTCTGAGACTGTCAAGAAGATGCCCACATCA GCTTTCTCATCATATTACAAAGGAGGTTTTGAGCAGAAGATGTCCAAACGAGAGGCCAGCCTAATTCTTGGCATCAG CCCAGTCACCACAAAGGTCAAGGTACGGGATGCACATCGGAGGATCATGGTCCTGAACCATCCAGATAAAG GTGGATCACCGTATCTCGCCGCAAAGATCAACGAGGCCAAAGACCTTCTGGATAAGGATATCCGACGATGA